A region from the bacterium genome encodes:
- a CDS encoding S8 family serine peptidase produces MKSALKTLLILTVSGQLHATSLEHPAARDVIVKFYEVPERLDAIELAAADDVERIVRTFPVTTRQTGLSKIVTITAKSRGGAENILRSLEVDSRVEWAELRAIRYADRLESVQEREGRLDSPPNDPFFSQQWWMNQIEAPSAWHVVSADSTALIAIVDDGVYFGLPDLQAARWNNLAELNGISGLDDDGNGFTDDFHGYDFLQFDGDPTPDPLDGYNSHGTHVAGIAVATRNDRIGIAGVASGAKVIGVRVGQGGTIPYGFEGVYYACVAGARVINCSWGGGTESALEREVVSYVRSQGCVVVCSAGNNGNSLPRYPAAIEGVLSVAATTEANTAAAFTNYGPWIKIAAPGVHIVSTVVDGTYGAWQGTSMSAPIVSAVCALVLQQNPDWTSDQIVTAVCNSADPIGTVNDSLAGNLGLGRVNAFRAVSTVEESRGVRLSGVRFHETIGDGDNRIEAGEQAFLDVEVANEHGELWGLTGTATSQWDSIQVWPTELIYPGVVDQGFWWSDFAEPRIRMPDVIERGAILPLQLEWRAGNHVVGRATTTIFLDTTFAEIETEDLRFALGEQGALGYFDYVRSIPVGPGLALKNELSNALFHGSVFVAADGKVIDNYRGDSTGKRFDWSALPDVYAAQSETPIAPTAIHSRFDDRRVPEDERLGAEVSATVLSWPDVPRGYAIELLVVNRSTREWHQGVCGLMMDWDLGPASRNSGEFLADGGVLCVRSDIPSLPHVGMAGITESLTTAYEIGNREEFQMGGMTQSRAFASSPRDLSHIAGIAMPSLLPGDSVLKRFAILVGETPAELTTILESIRQKLGFHWHGKEPALDKVLAKKPTVTPNPVRKGQKIEISQLERGTAAFQLYNILGQEIARYTMIVGDNGRFVLPELPPAASGLLFYRLDHSGGQFSGKLLLLP; encoded by the coding sequence GTGAAGAGTGCACTAAAAACTCTCCTGATATTAACTGTTTCCGGGCAGTTGCATGCCACGTCACTGGAACATCCGGCGGCACGGGATGTCATTGTGAAGTTCTATGAAGTCCCGGAACGACTTGACGCAATCGAGCTTGCTGCTGCCGATGACGTCGAAAGAATTGTGCGGACATTTCCGGTCACCACTCGTCAGACCGGATTGTCAAAAATCGTAACGATAACTGCAAAGAGCCGCGGCGGTGCCGAAAATATCCTCCGGAGTCTTGAAGTTGATTCCCGGGTTGAATGGGCGGAACTGCGAGCGATCAGATATGCAGACCGACTGGAGTCCGTGCAGGAACGGGAAGGCAGGCTGGATTCACCGCCCAATGATCCGTTCTTCTCGCAGCAGTGGTGGATGAATCAGATTGAAGCGCCCTCGGCATGGCACGTGGTCTCAGCGGACTCCACTGCACTCATCGCAATCGTAGACGACGGAGTATATTTCGGTTTGCCCGACCTGCAAGCTGCTCGCTGGAACAATCTGGCTGAACTGAATGGGATTTCCGGACTAGACGATGACGGCAACGGGTTCACGGATGATTTTCACGGGTATGATTTTTTGCAGTTTGACGGTGACCCGACCCCAGATCCTCTGGATGGATATAATTCGCATGGGACGCATGTTGCGGGCATTGCCGTCGCGACGCGGAACGACCGGATTGGCATTGCGGGCGTTGCCTCAGGGGCAAAAGTAATCGGAGTTCGAGTTGGTCAAGGGGGGACAATTCCATATGGCTTTGAGGGAGTTTACTATGCGTGCGTGGCAGGTGCGAGGGTAATAAACTGCTCTTGGGGAGGCGGCACGGAATCAGCGCTTGAGCGCGAAGTGGTGAGTTATGTTCGATCGCAGGGGTGCGTTGTTGTTTGCTCCGCAGGGAACAACGGGAATTCTCTGCCGCGCTATCCGGCTGCGATCGAAGGAGTTCTAAGTGTAGCGGCAACCACGGAAGCGAATACGGCGGCAGCCTTTACAAACTATGGACCATGGATCAAGATTGCAGCTCCCGGAGTTCACATCGTCTCGACGGTGGTGGATGGCACATACGGGGCATGGCAGGGGACAAGCATGTCGGCGCCAATCGTCTCAGCGGTTTGCGCACTGGTATTGCAACAGAATCCGGATTGGACCTCTGATCAGATTGTAACCGCGGTTTGCAACAGCGCAGACCCGATTGGTACCGTCAACGACTCGTTGGCAGGAAATCTTGGCTTGGGGCGCGTAAATGCGTTTCGTGCTGTCTCAACTGTTGAAGAGTCGCGCGGAGTTCGTCTGTCAGGGGTCAGGTTTCATGAAACAATAGGGGACGGTGATAATCGGATTGAAGCCGGCGAGCAAGCATTTCTTGACGTGGAAGTTGCCAATGAACACGGGGAACTTTGGGGACTAACCGGCACTGCAACCAGCCAATGGGATTCTATTCAAGTTTGGCCCACGGAACTAATTTATCCCGGAGTGGTTGACCAAGGCTTTTGGTGGTCTGATTTCGCTGAGCCCCGCATAAGAATGCCGGACGTTATCGAGCGTGGCGCGATACTGCCTCTTCAACTGGAGTGGCGTGCCGGAAACCATGTAGTTGGCCGCGCCACGACGACGATCTTTCTCGATACGACATTCGCCGAAATCGAAACCGAGGATCTGAGATTTGCATTGGGTGAACAGGGTGCACTGGGATACTTCGATTATGTGCGGTCAATTCCCGTTGGCCCAGGCTTAGCGTTGAAAAACGAGTTGAGTAACGCGCTGTTCCATGGATCCGTTTTTGTTGCGGCGGACGGGAAGGTCATTGACAACTATCGCGGGGACTCCACGGGTAAGAGGTTTGACTGGAGCGCCCTTCCGGACGTCTACGCGGCGCAGAGTGAGACTCCAATCGCTCCAACAGCGATTCACAGCCGTTTTGATGACCGCAGAGTACCCGAAGATGAAAGACTTGGAGCTGAGGTGTCCGCGACCGTATTGTCTTGGCCCGATGTTCCGCGTGGATACGCCATTGAATTGCTCGTCGTCAATAGAAGCACGCGGGAATGGCATCAAGGTGTATGCGGACTAATGATGGATTGGGACCTTGGTCCGGCGAGCAGGAATAGCGGTGAGTTTCTGGCAGATGGCGGAGTCCTTTGTGTCCGCAGCGATATTCCATCGCTGCCTCACGTTGGTATGGCCGGCATAACCGAATCGCTGACAACCGCCTACGAAATTGGAAATCGCGAGGAGTTTCAAATGGGTGGTATGACACAAAGTCGAGCCTTTGCGAGCTCTCCCCGCGACTTGAGCCATATTGCCGGAATCGCAATGCCATCACTTTTGCCCGGGGATAGTGTGCTTAAGCGATTCGCGATTTTGGTTGGGGAAACGCCGGCTGAACTTACAACGATTCTTGAGTCTATTCGACAGAAACTCGGATTCCATTGGCATGGCAAGGAACCGGCTTTGGACAAGGTGCTGGCAAAAAAACCAACGGTGACTCCAAACCCGGTTCGCAAAGGACAGAAAATCGAAATCTCCCAGCTTGAGCGTGGTACGGCTGCCTTTCAGCTTTATAACATTCTTGGGCAGGAAATTGCCCGTTACACTATGATTGTAGGTGATAACGGCCGATTTGTATTGCCAGAGCTTCCACCAGCTGCATCCGGACTCTTGTTCTATCGGCTTGACCACTCGGGCGGTCAATTCTCCGGAAAGCTCCTACTTCTTCCCTGA
- a CDS encoding T9SS type A sorting domain-containing protein: protein MTVLAGTSQAQFVINGFGLSGSATVLDTSVAPGDLVHVILTVSVPEGWQINGVGLDGRPRFELSGIFYSEDEPAGFPEAIESMEIDSMGFTVDDSQNPQVVTFLARVPDPLGLNLRSMQMNAVVFGTDDLGGLQYSAEVVSFLAVDEIPPVLNPVDIRHKPWLHLDRPSANRPVFHSPDSNSTVGRSFLVQYDQPMDARANSLILELREVPEFGGLIVHRLFLSDTLQGEAKTVQVNSLNLTQSGGVDSTTGPASLNHLSRLFLRMYYRVSGGLGEQSDTAYVDNLTVDLQTSAPTLTEPRVGSESPAPDIRVIYRLPEMADSVQLIFEVDTSSTVNDVFSPHVLTLTPEHNGSGEHYLILDGTNIGTGGPNVLHNSNGLEDALVSQAIYNVTLTYGDQYGNPAVSVMNSGYIWPEDLTTVPPRVIAPITGQVDNNSFWVQFELPERPLMGSVYIEFTGVPTYPGSPHIIHLGNLASGGVTGLFLNSQALHLSGAPVTSVEGGTSFVHSSLYLLRVGYQDHYGNDEAVSTGRLVSYDGATEIPQIHSPAQGDSFAFAGTEIVYTQPEHASPGSLKLILEQTGGPEVDVLSPHVLYLSDADSGELKTVLIHPAFLAPGEGIDSVDNAGSLVARGVYKVSVVYRDILLNEEASAFVRDVYFPSGSSVTIHGGVLNTEVFPGIENVPLMYFALSSSGESALRGLTLGVEGGLESTDIFPNGMILWSSVDSLLQPELDEPLDSLDFWFSGSMTWDSISHAIDETDRHVIISGSFRPGANSANQINLVLLSGEDVDCGGDPVSCFDCPIGVPDIALPVLISRMYVEQDTTFSALVINWIAEAEYDVLGFRLWRSDDSGGVAQVVASYATSGELYGRGNAATGKRYRYVDRGLLGGATYTYTLEVVSNDGVTAHDVGLSASGTPASPPSSFKLGNIYPNPFNQEATIEFVVPYTETTELTIYNVLGQPVRTLINAQLSPSVYRAHWNGQSDDGLSLPSGVYIVRLKAAGRFDSARKLLLIR from the coding sequence ATGACGGTACTAGCTGGAACAAGTCAGGCTCAATTTGTCATCAATGGCTTTGGCTTGTCAGGCAGTGCAACGGTACTGGATACGTCGGTCGCGCCCGGAGATCTCGTGCATGTTATACTGACAGTTTCCGTTCCGGAAGGATGGCAGATCAACGGTGTCGGCTTGGACGGTCGGCCGCGATTTGAACTCTCGGGGATTTTCTATTCGGAGGATGAGCCGGCAGGATTTCCTGAGGCCATCGAATCCATGGAAATCGACTCGATGGGGTTTACGGTAGATGATTCTCAAAATCCACAGGTAGTTACGTTCCTTGCACGAGTCCCCGATCCGTTGGGATTGAACTTGCGTTCGATGCAAATGAATGCCGTTGTTTTTGGAACGGACGATCTGGGCGGACTGCAATACTCTGCTGAAGTCGTCAGTTTTCTTGCCGTCGATGAGATTCCGCCCGTACTGAATCCTGTTGATATCCGGCACAAGCCGTGGCTGCATTTGGATCGTCCATCGGCAAATCGTCCGGTCTTTCATTCGCCAGATTCAAACTCAACGGTCGGCCGCAGCTTTCTTGTGCAATACGACCAGCCGATGGATGCGCGCGCGAATTCACTCATTCTGGAACTGCGAGAAGTACCTGAGTTTGGCGGGTTGATAGTCCACCGGCTATTTCTTAGTGACACTCTGCAAGGCGAAGCGAAGACCGTACAGGTCAACAGTCTGAATCTCACCCAATCTGGCGGCGTTGACTCTACGACCGGACCGGCGTCGTTGAATCATCTTTCCAGACTTTTCTTGCGCATGTACTACCGTGTGTCGGGAGGACTGGGCGAGCAATCGGACACCGCGTATGTGGATAATCTGACAGTGGATCTGCAGACATCGGCGCCAACACTGACGGAACCGAGGGTGGGATCCGAGTCACCGGCTCCGGATATTCGCGTGATATACAGACTTCCGGAAATGGCGGACTCCGTTCAACTCATTTTTGAAGTTGATACGTCAAGCACGGTGAATGACGTGTTCAGCCCTCATGTCCTGACTCTGACACCGGAGCATAATGGCAGCGGGGAACACTATTTAATTCTGGACGGGACGAACATCGGCACAGGTGGACCTAATGTACTGCACAACAGCAACGGACTGGAAGACGCACTTGTCAGCCAGGCGATCTACAACGTCACGTTGACATACGGTGACCAGTATGGTAACCCTGCCGTGTCTGTAATGAACTCCGGCTACATTTGGCCGGAGGACTTAACCACCGTCCCGCCTCGCGTGATAGCGCCGATTACAGGACAGGTGGATAACAACTCGTTCTGGGTTCAATTCGAACTTCCGGAGCGCCCGTTGATGGGAAGTGTGTACATCGAGTTCACCGGTGTGCCGACATATCCGGGTTCGCCACACATCATTCACCTCGGAAACCTTGCATCCGGCGGCGTAACCGGCCTGTTCTTGAATTCACAGGCCTTGCATCTTAGCGGCGCACCAGTGACCAGCGTCGAAGGCGGCACAAGTTTCGTGCACAGTTCGCTGTATCTCTTGCGTGTTGGCTACCAGGATCATTACGGCAATGATGAAGCGGTTTCGACTGGACGCCTGGTCTCTTACGATGGTGCGACCGAGATTCCTCAGATTCATTCTCCTGCACAAGGTGACTCATTTGCGTTTGCCGGAACGGAAATCGTTTATACTCAGCCTGAGCATGCTTCACCGGGCTCTTTGAAATTGATACTTGAGCAGACGGGCGGGCCGGAAGTGGACGTCCTGTCGCCTCACGTATTGTATTTGTCGGACGCTGATTCCGGGGAGTTGAAGACAGTACTGATTCATCCGGCGTTTCTTGCGCCGGGAGAAGGCATAGACTCGGTTGACAACGCTGGTTCACTTGTCGCGCGCGGAGTATATAAAGTGAGCGTTGTCTATCGCGATATTCTGCTGAATGAAGAAGCATCGGCTTTTGTTCGCGACGTGTACTTTCCGAGCGGTTCGTCCGTCACGATTCACGGCGGGGTGCTGAACACAGAGGTTTTCCCCGGCATTGAGAATGTTCCTTTGATGTATTTTGCGTTGAGCTCATCCGGCGAGAGCGCACTTCGCGGATTGACTCTGGGTGTCGAGGGTGGACTTGAAAGCACGGATATTTTCCCGAACGGCATGATTCTTTGGTCAAGCGTGGATTCATTGCTGCAGCCGGAGCTTGACGAACCATTGGATTCGCTGGATTTTTGGTTCAGCGGCAGTATGACTTGGGACTCCATCAGTCACGCGATTGACGAGACCGATCGGCACGTAATTATCAGCGGTTCCTTCCGGCCTGGTGCCAATTCCGCGAATCAGATAAACCTTGTCCTCCTGAGCGGTGAAGATGTGGATTGCGGAGGAGACCCGGTTTCGTGCTTCGACTGTCCAATTGGCGTACCCGATATCGCTCTGCCAGTGCTGATTTCGCGCATGTATGTCGAGCAGGACACAACTTTCAGCGCGCTGGTCATCAACTGGATTGCGGAAGCAGAGTATGATGTACTCGGATTTCGTTTGTGGAGGTCGGATGATTCCGGCGGAGTCGCGCAGGTTGTCGCATCATACGCGACGAGTGGCGAGCTGTATGGCCGAGGCAATGCAGCCACCGGAAAACGTTACCGGTACGTTGACCGCGGCCTGTTGGGTGGAGCTACTTATACTTACACTTTGGAAGTTGTGAGTAACGATGGAGTGACAGCTCACGATGTTGGTCTCAGCGCTTCCGGTACGCCGGCGTCGCCGCCGTCGAGCTTCAAACTTGGTAATATCTATCCTAACCCGTTCAATCAGGAAGCCACAATTGAGTTCGTGGTTCCTTATACGGAAACGACGGAGCTGACGATATACAATGTCCTTGGGCAGCCGGTACGCACGTTGATAAATGCCCAACTGTCTCCGTCTGTTTACAGGGCACATTGGAACGGACAAAGCGACGATGGACTATCCCTGCCTTCGGGAGTTTATATTGTCCGACTCAAAGCCGCAGGCCGGTTTGATAGTGCACGCAAGCTGCTCCTAATTCGCTGA
- the nadB gene encoding L-aspartate oxidase → MSALPHTVDVIIVGSGAAGLSMALHCSKFADVLLVTKKDSAQSATNWAQGGIAAVTATDDDFKLHASDTINAGSGLCKMDVVDMVVRSAPARIQELIDRGVRFTKRDGEIELAREGGHSRARILHHKDQTGQEIESVLLQRVREQGSVQLLEHHVMVDLLVSPRPKLAEALNGQRCFGVYVLDSRNGAISPVRGKAVVMATGGSGMVYKHTTNPSIATGDGVAAAYRAGAVISDMEFFQFHPTTMYDRDDTVQNHLITEALRGAGAILRTLDGEAFMPKYDSRADLAPRDIVARAIDAELKQRGDAYVLLDCTHLEPELLRSKFPYIDRSCREKGFDFTQEPIWVVPAAHYQCGGIETDIQGRSTVQGLYAIGEVACTGLHGANRLASNSLLEAIVFAANAAEDCERWLHECPELPPADAWSSEGTHTEHEAVLLIHNLEEIRRTMWNYVGIVRSTRRLKRAQARLELLTKEIADFYQRTRVSPDLVELRNLVLVAELIVRSALARKESRGLHYSTDYPVMDTSQAPSHSRLSRLSVLPQPSFR, encoded by the coding sequence TTGAGTGCACTTCCCCACACCGTTGACGTAATCATCGTTGGCAGCGGAGCGGCAGGTCTGTCAATGGCGCTGCATTGCTCGAAATTCGCCGATGTGTTACTCGTCACCAAAAAGGATTCTGCTCAATCCGCGACCAACTGGGCACAGGGAGGAATCGCCGCCGTCACCGCGACCGACGATGATTTCAAGCTCCACGCATCAGACACAATTAATGCCGGCTCAGGGCTCTGTAAAATGGATGTAGTGGATATGGTCGTCAGGAGTGCTCCTGCACGCATTCAAGAGCTGATTGACCGTGGGGTTCGTTTTACCAAGCGGGACGGCGAGATTGAATTGGCACGCGAAGGGGGACACAGCCGGGCACGAATTCTCCATCATAAGGACCAAACGGGTCAGGAGATTGAAAGTGTTCTCCTTCAAAGAGTACGTGAACAGGGAAGTGTTCAGCTTCTCGAGCACCACGTAATGGTGGACCTGTTGGTTTCACCGCGACCCAAGTTGGCGGAAGCATTGAACGGCCAACGCTGTTTTGGCGTGTACGTTTTGGATTCGCGCAATGGGGCCATATCCCCGGTCAGAGGCAAAGCTGTGGTCATGGCCACCGGTGGTTCCGGAATGGTGTACAAGCACACGACAAATCCGTCCATAGCGACGGGAGACGGCGTTGCCGCAGCCTATCGGGCCGGAGCAGTTATCTCGGATATGGAGTTCTTCCAGTTTCACCCGACCACAATGTATGATCGGGACGATACTGTTCAGAACCATCTCATTACGGAAGCTCTTCGTGGGGCAGGCGCAATTCTTCGGACACTTGACGGTGAAGCGTTCATGCCGAAGTATGATAGTCGTGCCGACCTCGCTCCCCGCGATATAGTCGCCCGGGCGATAGACGCGGAATTGAAGCAGCGGGGAGATGCATATGTGTTGCTGGATTGCACTCATTTAGAGCCGGAACTGCTTCGATCGAAATTCCCGTATATTGACCGGAGCTGCAGGGAAAAGGGTTTTGATTTCACACAAGAGCCGATCTGGGTCGTCCCGGCGGCGCATTACCAGTGCGGCGGCATCGAAACGGATATACAAGGACGAAGCACTGTCCAGGGACTGTATGCAATTGGTGAAGTGGCCTGCACCGGGCTGCACGGCGCGAACAGGCTCGCTTCAAACTCGCTTTTGGAGGCCATAGTCTTTGCCGCCAATGCCGCAGAGGATTGCGAACGTTGGTTGCACGAGTGTCCCGAACTGCCGCCGGCAGACGCCTGGTCTTCTGAAGGTACGCACACTGAACATGAAGCGGTTTTGCTCATACACAACCTTGAAGAAATCAGACGGACCATGTGGAATTATGTGGGAATCGTCCGTTCGACGCGCCGCCTTAAGCGTGCCCAAGCCCGACTCGAGCTCTTGACAAAAGAAATTGCGGACTTCTACCAAAGGACTCGTGTAAGTCCGGATTTGGTAGAACTCCGCAATCTTGTTCTTGTCGCCGAGCTGATTGTGCGTTCAGCCCTTGCACGAAAGGAGAGTCGAGGGCTGCATTACAGCACGGACTACCCCGTTATGGATACTTCACAGGCTCCGTCGCATAGTCGACTGTCTCGACTTTCGGTTTTGCCGCAGCCTTCTTTTCGTTGA
- a CDS encoding sigma-70 family RNA polymerase sigma factor yields MSAPPTDERDLILVERIRAGDQRAFAELIDQYKGMVLNLVARMSGKVESAEDLAQEVFVRVWRGLHNFRGDCKLSTWIYRIALNLAIAESKTARSRSQFLDIDDPTVERGPQFVEDEDNPYGEEVRLKEQMIRLLPEMPDKHRTAVVLFYLKQLSYNEISDIMDVPVGTVKSYLFRGKAWLRERLFGDSLEDLE; encoded by the coding sequence GTGTCAGCTCCGCCTACAGATGAACGGGACTTAATACTCGTTGAGCGGATTCGGGCGGGGGATCAACGGGCTTTTGCAGAACTTATTGACCAGTACAAAGGTATGGTCTTGAATTTAGTCGCGCGCATGTCGGGAAAAGTCGAGAGCGCGGAGGACTTGGCTCAGGAGGTATTTGTACGAGTATGGCGGGGTTTGCATAATTTTCGGGGCGATTGTAAACTTTCGACGTGGATCTATCGGATTGCGTTGAATTTGGCCATCGCTGAAAGCAAGACCGCCCGGTCGCGGTCACAGTTTCTCGACATTGATGACCCAACGGTAGAGCGGGGCCCGCAGTTTGTAGAGGACGAAGACAATCCCTATGGGGAAGAAGTACGGCTGAAGGAGCAGATGATACGGCTGCTTCCTGAGATGCCGGATAAGCATCGCACCGCCGTGGTGCTGTTCTATTTGAAGCAACTGTCTTATAATGAGATATCGGATATTATGGACGTGCCGGTAGGAACGGTGAAGAGCTACTTGTTTCGGGGGAAAGCGTGGCTGCGCGAGCGGCTGTTTGGAGACAGTTTGGAGGACTTAGAATGA
- a CDS encoding SDR family oxidoreductase has product MESLEKEAAATLIVGVSGDLIEVARALGRNGEKIGLVSKNSDLLYRYKDRLEEYGVGCSAFVADVTDSQSVLNMLTKFSAWSPRLDRLIYNVGVMSNERAGQVSEGELATAMSANFYGFVNCFQLVQTMFSRLGRGHAVVMSSAAALSPDEHPVANSTSKASLRIFIKALRKELDSKEIIISEVFLGSMRTSAGQRELTCEEIVHGLMHVLREQPDEYLIGQSEIHT; this is encoded by the coding sequence GTGGAATCTTTAGAAAAGGAAGCTGCTGCCACACTAATCGTTGGTGTTTCAGGTGACCTGATTGAAGTCGCGAGGGCACTTGGCCGGAACGGAGAAAAGATCGGACTGGTCTCGAAGAACTCGGATTTGCTGTATCGTTACAAGGACAGACTCGAGGAATATGGAGTCGGCTGTTCGGCTTTCGTTGCGGATGTCACGGACTCGCAAAGTGTCTTGAATATGCTGACCAAATTCAGCGCGTGGTCGCCGCGACTTGACAGATTGATTTACAACGTCGGTGTGATGTCTAATGAACGAGCTGGTCAAGTTTCCGAAGGCGAGCTTGCCACGGCGATGAGCGCGAATTTCTACGGATTTGTGAACTGCTTTCAATTGGTGCAGACGATGTTTTCGAGGCTTGGCAGGGGTCATGCAGTGGTGATGTCGAGTGCCGCCGCACTGTCACCGGACGAACATCCGGTCGCGAATTCTACCAGCAAGGCTTCACTGCGGATCTTTATCAAGGCTCTGCGCAAGGAACTGGATAGCAAGGAGATTATCATATCTGAAGTTTTTCTCGGAAGTATGCGAACAAGTGCCGGCCAGAGAGAATTGACGTGCGAGGAGATCGTCCACGGACTAATGCACGTTCTTCGTGAGCAGCCGGATGAATATCTGATAGGTCAAAGCGAGATTCACACATAG
- a CDS encoding SelT/SelW/SelH family protein, with product MKKQGFADPELVRSGGGAFEIRKNGILLFSKLQEHRFPTDSEVIELLKDK from the coding sequence ATGAAAAAACAAGGATTTGCGGATCCTGAACTTGTTCGCTCGGGTGGTGGTGCATTTGAGATTCGCAAGAATGGTATCCTCCTTTTCTCAAAACTGCAGGAGCACAGATTTCCCACAGACTCAGAAGTTATTGAATTATTGAAAGATAAATAG
- a CDS encoding T9SS type A sorting domain-containing protein, whose amino-acid sequence MRMNFTKWILICMTLASAAGAGVINVPAGPVWGKWNTGDSVIVQPGAYVPEGQLLIVEGGAHIFFAGSGRFDAEGVLRMEGSVLSPIYVYSVENWRGFRLSGSVWHLFNSVHIMSDVGLARQCVELVDGGLELNDCSFRASENCLRISSGQLHARRNSFVTSGLYSRVVELNNLVGFASTDCNEAPGNIFRDNFLKAEVGPLGPGDPIDPFNSTAGLWVENSTNICLSANNIIVRAPLNVIGARFGNTPDFGDQSWDLDFTIVYAESYSQMALGVLNEVNGNLDVSKMTITVRGAAGYTSSCFFASRTAYIRVNSTTTIMGSPVDIYFNTSGTGRIDADYVVKWMEPGLSLDYAPENPLFNSAEVIYESFDELTVFLGDSIWEDNPDFAMVGNWGHWNSNEELAAFFSLTPTSPCIDRGDPAYGNDPDDTRLDIGRFYFHQEQSPVHDRPGIVGSAVMEAAYPNPFNPATVLPIAVNGSGVLHITVWDVLGRTVYELSRPVYSPGLQNVHFDASGLSTGLYVAQAEFGGRVIGSQRLLFVK is encoded by the coding sequence ATGAGAATGAACTTCACGAAGTGGATTCTGATCTGCATGACCCTTGCCAGCGCTGCAGGGGCCGGGGTGATTAACGTCCCCGCAGGTCCTGTATGGGGTAAGTGGAATACTGGTGATTCTGTAATTGTTCAGCCGGGCGCATACGTGCCTGAGGGACAACTCCTGATTGTTGAAGGTGGCGCGCATATCTTTTTTGCGGGGTCCGGCCGTTTCGATGCAGAAGGTGTGTTGCGAATGGAGGGCTCAGTCTTGAGCCCTATTTACGTCTATTCGGTAGAGAACTGGCGCGGTTTCAGATTGTCCGGATCGGTGTGGCACCTGTTCAACAGTGTTCACATCATGTCGGATGTCGGTTTGGCGCGTCAATGCGTTGAACTTGTTGACGGTGGTTTGGAGCTGAATGATTGTTCGTTTCGTGCATCTGAGAATTGCCTGAGAATTAGTTCCGGCCAGTTGCATGCCCGGCGCAACTCGTTCGTGACTTCCGGTTTGTACTCGCGAGTCGTTGAACTGAACAATTTGGTTGGTTTTGCCTCGACGGACTGTAACGAAGCTCCGGGTAATATATTCCGTGACAATTTCCTGAAAGCTGAAGTCGGACCGCTCGGCCCCGGTGATCCCATAGATCCGTTTAACTCGACTGCCGGTCTCTGGGTTGAGAATAGCACGAACATATGTTTGAGTGCCAATAACATCATTGTCAGGGCACCGTTGAATGTGATTGGCGCACGTTTTGGCAATACGCCGGACTTCGGTGATCAGTCTTGGGACCTCGACTTCACGATTGTTTATGCCGAAAGCTATTCTCAGATGGCACTAGGTGTACTGAACGAGGTGAACGGAAACCTTGACGTTTCCAAGATGACCATTACGGTGCGCGGCGCGGCAGGGTATACATCGAGCTGCTTCTTCGCTTCAAGGACGGCCTATATCCGCGTGAACTCCACGACTACCATTATGGGCAGCCCCGTGGACATATATTTTAACACGAGTGGCACAGGCCGAATCGATGCCGACTACGTAGTAAAGTGGATGGAGCCAGGTTTGTCATTGGATTATGCGCCGGAGAATCCACTTTTCAATTCCGCTGAAGTGATTTATGAGTCGTTTGATGAGTTAACAGTATTCTTGGGTGATTCGATTTGGGAAGACAACCCTGATTTCGCCATGGTTGGTAATTGGGGACATTGGAATTCCAATGAGGAATTGGCAGCGTTCTTCAGTTTGACTCCCACTTCGCCGTGCATAGATCGGGGCGATCCGGCATACGGTAATGACCCGGATGACACCAGACTTGATATCGGCAGGTTCTACTTCCATCAGGAACAGTCACCCGTACATGACCGACCCGGGATTGTTGGAAGTGCCGTAATGGAGGCTGCATATCCGAATCCGTTCAATCCGGCCACCGTACTGCCGATCGCGGTCAATGGTTCGGGTGTTCTTCACATTACGGTGTGGGATGTGCTTGGGCGGACTGTTTACGAGCTGTCCCGTCCAGTGTATTCTCCTGGCTTGCAAAATGTGCACTTCGATGCCTCTGGACTGTCTACAGGGCTGTATGTGGCTCAGGCAGAGTTTGGCGGTCGAGTCATCGGGTCCCAGCGCCTCTTATTCGTTAAGTAG